TCGGCCATGTACTCGTCGTAGATCTCCTCGCCGATCGACATCAGTTCGGAGACGCGGTGGCCCTTGACGATGGACAGGGCGCTGTCGCGGGCGTCCTGCATGTGCTCGGGGTCCTCGACGCCGGCGAGCCGGAACCAGGCCTGCTGCCAGGCGAAGCGGGCGAGCTCGCGGCGCTGGAAGAACTTCCGCTTGTACAGGCCGCGGCCGAAGTGGAAGATCGCGGCGCCCTGCATCACGGTGTTGTCGAGGTCGAAGAACGCGGCCGCTTCCACGTCGCCGACGACCGGGAACTCCGGTTCGGCCGGGGCCGCGGGCTCCGCGGTGGCCGTCTCGGCCGCCGCCTCCTCCCGCTCCCGTTCCAGCTGGAGCGAGGACTTCCGCGCTGCCTCGGCAGCGGCCTCGCCTGCGAGGACGCTGCGCGCGGTGGCGGAGCGCCTACGAGGGGTGAGCCATCCCAGAGCGGCCATGCCGTGAGCATAGCCAGTCTGTTCGGTACTTCCCGACTTGTGACGATGCCGGGGCGTGAACACTGCGGGGCTCCCCTGTTAATTGGACAGAATGGACGTCATGTTCGGACGGACGAAGAAGAAGGACGCCGGATCGCGCACCGTGACGCTGATCGGCAAGCCGGGATGTCATCTCTGTGACGACGCCCGGGCGGTGATCGAGACCGTGTGTGCCGAAACAGGCGCACGATGGGAGGAGAAGGACATCACGCGCGATGAGGAGCTCTACCGGGCGTACTGGGAGCAGATCCCCGTCGTTCTCGTCGATGGCGAACAGCACACTTTCTGGCGCGTGGACCCGGGGCGGCTCCGGCGCGAACTGGGTGTGTGACCGAAAGGCGGTTACCATCGTGGACGTTTTGTTGGGTTTCGGGGGTGGCGTCGTGAGGAGTGTGTGCGGTTTTGCCCCCTTCGGGATCTCAACGCTCTGACCTGCTCCGCGGTTCCGTGAGGATGGGAACCAGCCGCGTGACCCCGGTCACTTTGGCCGGACAAAACGGACACCATCTTTGTGCACGCGTTCACAAAGACATAGCCTGCA
The sequence above is a segment of the Streptomyces sp. NBC_01255 genome. Coding sequences within it:
- a CDS encoding glutaredoxin family protein — encoded protein: MDVMFGRTKKKDAGSRTVTLIGKPGCHLCDDARAVIETVCAETGARWEEKDITRDEELYRAYWEQIPVVLVDGEQHTFWRVDPGRLRRELGV